A genome region from Primulina eburnea isolate SZY01 chromosome 9, ASM2296580v1, whole genome shotgun sequence includes the following:
- the LOC140841928 gene encoding root phototropism protein 3-like isoform X2, with the protein MNRIIYESRDEELNKIILDELPGGPEALELAAKFCYGIAVDLTATNISGLRCAAEYLEMTEDLEEGNLIFKTEAFLSYVVLSSWRDSIVVLKSCEKLSPWAEDLQIVRRCSESIAWKACANPKGIRWQYTGKPPRVSSPKWNEMKDSSPSRNHQVPPDWWFEDVSILRIDHFVRVITAIKVKGMRYELVGASIMQYATKWLPGLLKEASASGFSLGLGSGFGSSVEEGSNSTDVDISNSSWKGGLHMIVAGNKEDTPIVQAKDQRMIIESLISIIPPQKDSVSCSFLLRLLRMANMLKVAPALVTELEKRVGMQFEQATLGDLLIPSYNKSETLYDVDLVQRLLEHFLIQEQVESSSPHTQSFSDMKMYDGAQRGTNPNAKMRVARLVDSYLTEVSRDRNLSLTKFQVLAEALPDFARTCDDGLYRAVDSYLKAHPTLTEHERKRLCRVMDCQKLSIDACMHAAQNERLPLRVVVQVLFSEQVKISNAIANNTLKETGESQYQPLISNRKTLLEATPQSFQEGWTAAKKDINTLKFELETVKAKYLELQNDMEMLQRQFDKVTKPKSSSPWSSGWKKLSKLAKIAENGDDGTDQGTNPEQRKAPRRWRNSIS; encoded by the exons AGAGTTGAACAAGATAATCCTAGATGAGCTTCCAGGAGGTCCCGAGGCCCTCGAATTGGCAGCAAAGTTCTGTTATGGAATAGCTGTTGATCTAACAGCAACGAATATCTCCGGTTTGAGATGTGCGGCGGAGTATCTTGAAATGACGGAGGATTTAGAAGAAGGGAATCTTATATTCAAAACAGAAGCTTTTCTGAGCTATGTAGTTTTATCTTCttggagggattctattgtAGTGTTGAAAAGTTGCGAAAAATTGTCACCTTGGGCGGAAGATCTCCAGATTGTGAGGAGATGTAGCGAGTCTATTGCTTGGAAAGCTTGTGCAAATCCTAAAGGAATAAGGTGGCAGTATACAGGAAAACCCCCAAGAGTTTCTAGTCCGAAATGGAATGAAATGAAAGATTCTAGCCCGAGTAGAAACCATCAAGTGCCACCGGACTGGTGGTTCGAAGATGTTTCCATTTTGCGCATCGATCATTTTGTTCGCGTTATCACTGCCATTAAGGTAAAGGGTATGAGGTATGAACTGGTTGGAGCTTCCATTATGCAGTATGCGACTAAGTGGCTCCCAGGGCTCTTAAAAGAAGCATCTGCATCAGGTTTTAGTTTGGGATTAGGTTCGGGATTTGGGTCTTCAGTCGAAGAGGGAAGTAATAGTACCGATGTAGATATAAGTAACAGCAGCTGGAAAGGGGGACTGCACATGATAGTGGCGGGAAATAAAGAGGATACACCAATAGTTCAGGCCAAGGATCAAAGAATGATCATTGAAAGCCTCATAAGTATAATCCCACCACAGAAAGATAGCGTTTCATGTAGTTTTCTTCTCCGGTTGCTGAGAATGGCAAACATGTTGAAAGTGGCTCCTGCTTTGGTTACTGAGCTTGAAAAACGAGTTGGGATGCAGTTCGAACAAGCCACATTGGGTGATCTACTCATACCTTCTTACAACAAGAGCGAAACCTTATATGATGTTGACTTAGTGCAGAGGCTTCTGGAGCATTTCCTGATTCAAGAACAGGTGGAGAGTTCGAGCCCCCACACGCAGTCATTTTCTGATATGAAAATGTATGATGGAGCTCAACGGGGGACGAATCCTAATGCGAAAATGAGAGTGGCAAGGCTTGTCGACAGCTATCTCACAGAAGTATCGAGGGACAGGAACCTGTCATTGACGAAATTCCAGGTCCTGGCTGAAGCCCTACCTGATTTTGCTAGAACTTGTGATGATGGATTGTACAGAGCTGTTGATTCCTACCTAAAG GCGCATCCAACATTGACTGAACATGAAAGGAAGAGACTCTGCCGTGTAATGGATTGCCAAAAACTCTCAATCGACGCATGTATGCATGCTGCACAAAATGAACGACTCCCTCTCAGAGTCGTCGTCCAAGTCCTCTTTTCCGAGCAGGTGAAAATAAGCAACGCCATAGCCAACAACACTTTAAAAGAAACTGGTGAATCCCAGTATCAGCCCTTGATATCCAACAGAAAAACTCTACTCGAAGCAACGCCACAATCCTTCCAAGAAGGATGGACTGCAGCGAAAAAGGACATCAACACACTTAAATTCGAACTTGAGACTGTGAAGGCCAAGTACTTAGAATTACAAAACGACATGGAAATGTTGCAAAGGCAGTTCGACAAGGTGACAAAGCCAAAATCAAGCTCTCCATGGAGTAGCGGATGGAAGAAACTGAGCAAACTTGCAAAGATTGCAGAAAATGGTGATGATGGAACTGATCAGGGAACAAATCCAGAACAAAGAAAGGCACCAAGAAGGTGGAGGAATTCCATTTCTTGA
- the LOC140841927 gene encoding uncharacterized protein: MVCQAAGRTRFRALKHENGIAGRTTIIVRVIECFRHLQNCQAEYFPSLAETCNVVLLPSFRVHIKLATLSFSLFLLAYPKLLYLQTKFKYYPGCSFDWMVMVKESHTCQQFSAWNSPGLDHLPLLQLDQCIPPSTCTANVSLPEFSVSILPGSNAGHQDAVDAFLKLPPLNCDVPHGTGNTYFKNSQCGLLNRLGVAAKPIDATCARKKFLIFDQSGNKTRLFFSSPFSHQNQIVASKIPACANGSHEKPAAQVVEHFLVNPREEKWDENQLTDGEDEMLEDSEEIDALLYSDGEEEYEDDDDDDGENDEVTSTGHTPYITQDVHGKDKLFEKLDEEVASSDDLPKRRKLLDGGFKQPSLVGTESTTKLDSSYGYEDDEESSNAGMRNCYDDIYSSKREKKIKVHEALKILESIIPGVKSKDPLFIIDKAITHLKLMKLEAESLGHSNFNGKLAYFP; the protein is encoded by the exons ATGGTGTGCCAAGCTGCTGGCCGGACGAGATTTAGGGCGCTGAAACATGAAAATGGGATTGCTGGGAGAACAACCATCATAGTTAGAGTAATAGAATGCTTTCGACATTTGCAGAATTGTCAG GCTGAGTACTTTCCGTCACTTGCTGAAACCTGTAACGTAGTTTTGCTTCCAAGCTTTCGTGTCCACATCAAGCTAGCCACACTTTCCTTTTCCTTGTTTTTGTTAGCCTACCCAAAATTGTTGTATTTGCAGACTAAATTCAAGTATTATCCTG GTTGCTCTTTTGACTGGATGGTTATGGTCAAAGAGTCTCATACTTGTCAGCAGTTCTCTGCTTGGAACTCCCCTGGTTTGGACCACTTGCCCCTTTTACAGCTGGACCAGTGCATCCCTCCTTCCACATGTACTGCCAATGTTTCTTTGCCAGAATTTTCAGTTTCTATTTTACCTGGTTCAAATGCTGGGCATCAAGATGCAGTGGACGCTTTCTTAAAACTGCCACCTCTAAATTGTGACGTACCACATGGTACTGGTAACACGTATTTCAAAAATTCCCAATGCGGCTTACTTAACAGGCTTGGGGTCGCAGCTAAACCGATTGACGCCACTTGCGCTCGAAAAAAGTTTCTGATTTTCGACCAATCTGGAAATAAAACTAGATTGTTTTTTAGCTCCCCCTTTTCTCACCAAAATCAGATTGTTGCCTCCAAGATTCCTGCTTGTGCTAATGGTTCGCACGAAAAACCAGCAGCTCAAGTAGTCGAGCATTTTTTGGTGAATCCCAGGGAAGAAAAATGGGATGAAAATCAGTTGACTGATGGAGAAGATGAGATGCTTGAAGATTCCGAAGAAATCGATGCTTTGCTTTACTCTGATGGTGAAGAGGAGTatgaggatgatgatgatgatgatggtgaaaatgatgaagttactaGCACGGGGCATACTCCATATATCACTCAAGATGTGCATGGGAAGGACAAATTATTTGAGAAACTTGACGAAGAAGTGGCGAGTTCTGATGACTTGCCTAAAAGGCGAAAATTGCTTGATGGTGGCTTCAAGCAACCATCATTGGTGGGTACTGAAAGTACCACGAAACTGGACAGTTCATATGGATATGAGGACGACGAGGAATCAAGTAATGCCGGTATGAGAAACTGCTATGATGACATCTACTCCAgcaagagagaaaagaagatTAAAGTCCATGAGGCATTAAAGATCCTAGAGAGTATCATCCCTGGGGTGAAGAGTAAGGATCCACTTTTCATAATTGACAAAGCTATTACTCACTTGAAACTCATGAAACTCGAGGCCGAATCTCTTGGTCACTCCAACTTTAATGGCAAACTTGCCTATTTTCCTTGA
- the LOC140840937 gene encoding uncharacterized protein yields MGYLARGCRARIGVNEMSNVGKIGLKPQTLLVIKFPDSWVLRILSRSLFLALVLMALPSLGYVMRTSISNSDTTTANSFKILPVLLRDLVDEGLIMKGQKGLVLGAGIGEIDKDFEFLRNRGIDLVADYDIKAASQVFDFLFVRSFSGIELIDRSLKEGSIVISQFGNDPSNELQFLGNYKIVYLRRFEYTVVAMKKVGVSPNGSAFPPTRQVSYDDDTASEEEKKAALKGLEDAFLEPPTRALLRKRPRFTSRKIKFLPDLLKDSLEVYPRRMFISDDTSALDWFYKNYPMRDQEFEVYDMEIVGNKHKNDNGGILPQETGVSAWLTKNVRQKDYVVMKAEAEAVEEMLKDKTISLVDELFLECKNQWQHGKNKNKGSKRAYWQCLALYGKVRDEGIAVHQWWN; encoded by the coding sequence ATGGGGTATTTGGCTCGTGGGTGCCGAGCCAGGATTGGCGTGAATGAAATGAGTAATGTGGGGAAAATTGGGTTGAAGCCTCAGACCCTTTTGGTGATCAAGTTTCCTGATTCATGGGTTTTGCGGATCTTGTCGAGATCTCTGTTCTTGGCGCTGGTTTTGATGGCATTGCCTTCGCTTGGCTATGTGATGAGAACTTCCATTTCCAATTCGGACACTACCACTGCCAACAGCTTCAAGATTTTACCGGTTCTTTTACGCGATTTAGTGGACGAAGGGCTTATCATGAAAGGCCAGAAAGGTCTGGTTTTAGGCGCTGGAATCGGTGAGATCGATAAAGATTTCGAGTTCTTGAGAAACCGTGGCATTGATTTGGTTGCCGATTATGACATAAAAGCTGCGAGCCAGgtgtttgattttttatttgtgaGGAGCTTCAGCGGAATTGAGTTGATTGATCGATCTCTTAAAGAGGGTAGCATCGTGATCTCGCAATTTGGGAATGATCCCTCCAACGAACTGCAATTTCTTGGAAATTATAAAATTGTATACCTCAGGAGATTCGAGTACACTGTGGTGGCAATGAAGAAAGTCGGGGTGTCACCGAATGGTTCTGCATTTCCCCCAACGAGACAAGTTTCTTACGATGATGACACAGCGTCCGAGGAGGAGAAGAAAGCTGCACTGAAGGGATTGGAGGACGCTTTTCTTGAGCCGCCTACAAGAGCGCTGTTGAGGAAAAGACCACGCTTCACATCAAGAAAGATCAAGTTTCTACCTGATCTGTTGAAAGATTCTTTGGAGGTGTATCCCCGGCGAATGTTCATATCCGATGACACAAGTGCGTTAGACTGGTTTTACAAGAACTATCCCATGAGGGATCAAGAATTCGAGGTTTATGACATGGAGATCGTTGGCAACAAACACAAGAATGACAATGGTGGGATCCTGCCTCAAGAAACAGGAGTGTCGGCTTGGTTAACGAAGAACGTAAGGCAGAAAGACTACGTCGTGATGAAAGCTGAGGCGGAAGCCGTGGAGGAGATGCTAAAGGATAAGACCATATCTCTTGTGGATGAGTTGTTCCTGGAATGCAAGAACCAATGGCAGCATGGAAAGAACAAGAATAAAGGAAGTAAAAGAGCTTATTGGCAGTGTTTGGCATTGTATGGAAAAGTAAGAGACGAAGGAATTGCTGTCCACCAGTGGTGGAATTGA